The stretch of DNA AGATCAACGAGATGCCTCCCGAGCTGGTAGAGGGGGCCGAGCAGTGGGATATGGCAGAGGAGCTGTCGGCCGACACCCTCACCATCATCCAGGCCTACAATGGCGCCACCGGCGGTAACGCCGCCCGACTGGAGGATGGCACTTTCTCCTTCAGCAAGCGCCAGTGCATGCACTGTGTGGATGCCGGCTGTGTTTCCGTGTGTCCGGTCAAGGCGATGAAGAAGGACCCCAAAACCGGTATCGTCAGCCACGACCCCGACGCCTGCATTGGTTGTCGTTACTGTGTGATGGCCTGTCCCTACAACGTGCCCAAATACGAGTACGATGAGGCCTTCGGCCAGATCCAGAAGTGCCAGCTCTGCAACCAGAAGGGGGTGGAGCGGATCGATCAGGGCCAGATCACCGGCTGTACCGAGGTCTGCCCCACCGGCGCCAATATCTTTGGCACCCGCAAGGAGTTGCTGGCCGAGGCCAAGCGCCGACTGCAGCTGAAAAAGGGCGATACCTACCGCTACCAACTCAGCAGTATCGACTCCCCCCACACCTACGAGACTCAGGTCAAGGCGGACTACCAGCAGCACATCTTCGGTGAAAAGGAGGGAGGGGGTACCCAGGTGCTGGTGCTGGCGGGGACGCCGATCACCAACCTGGGCTTGCCGGAACTGCCGGAACGATCCTACGCGGCCAACTCCGAGACAGTACAGCACACCCTCTACGGCGGCATGATCGCACCGGCGGGCATCCTGGCGGGGCTGATCTACCTGGCTCGCCGCAACACCAAGGGAGGTGACCACGATGAGTAATCAGTATCAACGGCTGGATCACAAGATTGTTACCCTTCCGTTTGTGTTCCTGTGTCTGCTGATCGGCATCACGGCGCTGATTCTGGTCGAGCGCTTTGTGTTTGGCCTGGGAGCGGTGACCAATCTTAATGATGGTTACCCCTGGGGGGTCTGGGTCGTTTATGACGTCATCATCGGCACTGGCTTCGCCACCGGTGGCTGGGCGTTGGCGATGGTGGTCTATATCGCCAACAAGGGCAAATACCACCCGCTGGTCCGCCCTGCACTGCTGGCCAGCCTGTTCGGCTACAGCCTGGGTGCTTTCTCTGCCTTCGTCGATATGGGGCGTTACTGGCAGGCCTACAACATGTTCCTGCCCTGGCAAATGAACTTCAACTCGGTGATGCTGGAGGTGGGGCTCTGTGTGACCGCCTACACCATCATCCTGGTGTTGGAGTTTGCGCCGGCCTTCCTGGATCGCTTCAAGGCACCGCGCCTTAAGGAGCTGCTGGACCGCTGGCTATTCGTGATCCTGGGGCTGGGGGTCTTGCTGCCGGCCATGCACCAGTCCTCCCTCGGCTCCATGCTGATCGCCGCCGGCCACAAGGTGGATCCGCTCTGGCAGTCGGTCTCGCTGCAGCCTCTGTTTGCGCTGATCACCGCCATCGCCATGGGTTTCTCCATCGTCATCTTCGAGGCGTCGCTGGTGACCGCCGGTTATCGTCGCCCTTCGGAGACCCATCTGCTGAAGGGGCTGGGCAAGATCATCGTTTACCTGCTGGTGGGCTATTTCGTGCTGCGTTTTGGCGACCTGCTGCTGCGCGGAGAGCTGGGACGCGCCTTCGCCGGCGATTTGCGGGGCAATATGTTCCTTATTGAAACCCTGCTGTTCCTGACGCCGCTGGTGATCCTGCTGTCGCCCAAACGCCGCAGCAGTGGTGCGCAGCTGATGATCGCCGCGGTCAGCCTGCTGCTGGCCGGTGCCCTGTTCCGCGCCAACGCCTTCATGATCGCCTGGCACCCGGGGGGAGGCTACGTCTACTTCCCCTCCACCAAGGAGTTATTGCTGAGCATCGGCTTTATCGCCATCGAGCTGGCCGGCTACCTGGCCATCGTCAAATGGCTGCCGGTACTGCCCAAAGTAGAGCACGCCTGAGCCCGGCTCGGCACCAGAAAACATTGAATTGATCGCGGCGCCCCGGGGCGTCGCATCCCAAGAGACACAGGAGAGTAACCGTGGCTAAACGAGTTGTTGTAGATCCGGTAACACGTATTGAGGGTCACCTGCGCATCGACGTTGAGGTGGAAGGGGGCAAAGTCAGCAAGGCCTGGTCTTCCGGCCAGATGTGGCGCGGCATCGAGACCATTCTCAAGGGCCGCGACCCCCGCGATGCCTGGGCCTATACCCAGCGCATCTGTGGTGTCTGCACCACGGTTCACGCCCTCACCTCGGTGCGTGCGGTCGAGAACGCCCTGGGGCTGGAAGTGCCCAAGAACGCACAGTACATCCGTAACATCCTGCTGGCGGCCCACGCCATCCACGACCACATTGTGCACTTTTACCACCTCTCCGCCCTGGATTGGGTGGATATCGTCTCTGCCCTCAAGGCGGATCCGGTGCAGGCGGCCAAGCTGGCCGAAAGCCTCTCCTCCTGGAAGGGCAACAGCGTCCATGAGCTCAGGGCGGTGCAGGAAAAACTGAAGAGTTTTGTGGCCAGCGGCCAGCTGGGTATCTTTGCCAATGGTTATTGGGGTCACCCCTCCATGACCCTGCCCCCCGAGGTCAACCTGATCGCTGCAGCTCATTACCTGCAGGCGCTGGAGATCCAGCGCGAGGCCAACCGCATCGTCACCATCGTCGGCAGTAAAACCCCCCATGTGCAGAATCTCTGCGTGGGCGGGGTGACCAACTCCATCAACCTCGACAGCCAGGGTGTGTTCAATATGGAGCGCCTGATGTACATCCGTTCGCTGATCGACAAGATGGACGACTTCGTGCAGAACGCCTACCTGGTGGATGTCTCCATCGTGGGCGGTTTCTACGCCGACTGGACCGGCTACGGCGCCGGCGTCACCGATTACCTCTGTGTGCCGGAGATGGCGCTGGACAGCAAGGGCACCTCCTTCGCCCTGCCCGGTGGTTACATCACCGGCGGTGACCTTAGCACCTTCAAGCCGATCACCTCCTTCCAGGATGAGTTCTTTATCAAGGGGGTCAAGGAGAGCTCCAAGCACTCCTGGTACCACGGCGACGACGCCCTCCACCCCTGGGAAGGGGAGACCGAGCCCAACTACGACGACTTCAACGACGAGGGTCAGTACTCCTGGATCAAGTCCCCCACCTTCTACGACAAGCCGGCCCAGGTGGGTCCTCTGGCCAACGTGCTGTGCCTGGCCGCCTCCGGTCACGAGTCTACCCTCAAGCACCTCAACTTCGTGCTCGACACCGCCAGCAGTGTGGCCGGTGCCAAGGTGGGTGTGGGTGCGCTGCACTCCACCATCGGCCGTCACGCCGCCCGCGCGGTTCGCTGTGCGGTGTTGCAGGATGAGATCAAGCAGCAGTGGCAGAACCTGGTGGATAACATCGGCAGCGGTGACACCGATACCTTCAACCAGCCGGTCTTCCCCAAGGGAGAGATCCGTGGCGTTGGTTTCCACGAAGCCCCCCGCGGCGTGCTCTCCCACTGGGTGGTGATCAAGGATGGCAAGATCGATAACTACCAGGCGGTGGTGCCCAGCACCTGGAACGCCGGTCCGCGCAACCAAAACGATGTGCCCGGACCCTACGAGGCCTCCCTGCTGGGCAATCCGGTTGCCGATCCCGACAAGCCGCTGGAGGTGCTGCGCACCGTGCACAGCTTTGACCCCTGCATCGCCTGTGCGATCCACCTGGTCGATACCGAGAACGATTCCACTGTGACGGTTAAAGCGCTGTAAACAAGTGAGGTAACAAGATGACGATTTTGGTACTTGGGGTAGGTAATATCCTGCTCACCGACGAGGGAGTAGGCGTTCGTGTCGTCGAAGCACTGGAGAGTCGATATCAATTTTCGCCTGATGTCGATCTGGTGGATGGCGGCACGGCCGGTATGGAGTTGTTGGACACCATAGCCAGCCGCGATCACGTCATACTGATCGATGCGGTCCACACCGGCGATGCCCCCGGTACCCTTGTTACCCTGCGGGATGATGAGGTGCCGGCGCTGTTTCGGCAGAAGATATCGCCCCACCAGCTGGGGATCTCCGACCTGCTGGCGATCATGTCGCTGACCGGCGAGATGCCCAACCACTTTACCCTGTTCGGGGTGACCCCCATCTCCATGGAGACCGGCGTTACCCTGACCCCCGAGGTCAACGCCCTGCTGGAGCAGATGGTGCAGTTGTGCCTCGACGAGCTTGAGCGGCTCGGGGTCACGGCGACCCCGCTTCCCCAGTGCGCGGTGGGCTAAGCCGATGTGCCTCGGTGTGCCCTCAAAAATAGTCGCCATCAATGACCTGATGGCCACCGTCGAAGCCTATGGCCAGCGGCGGGATGTGAGCCTGATCCTGATGAACGAGCCGGTGTCCCTGGGCGACTACGTACTGATTCAGGTGGGTAATTTTGCGGTTGAAAAAATTGAGCCGGCGCGTGCCCGCGAGGCCCTTGAGTTTATGGCGGGCATCAATCTCGACCCCGAGCCGGTGGTCGCCAACGAACCAACCGGTTCTTCAGAGCGAGGCTGTATCTGATGAGTGATCAACATCCGGGGTTTTCCCTCAACCCCTCACCGGTGCTGGAAAAGGTTTTCAACGAGGTGCTGGAGCAGCGCATGCAGGATATGCCGCTGATCAACCGTCGGGTAGCGGTGGAGGCGGTGGGGTTCGAAGAGTGGGAGGGGCACTGGCTCGGCGTCCTGATTACCCCCTGGTTTATCAATCTGCTA from Aestuariirhabdus litorea encodes:
- the hybA gene encoding hydrogenase 2 operon protein HybA — its product is MKRRDFLKAAGTGALIATSAGTASARDNLPVSEEAVGMLYDATLCIGCRACVVKCKEINEMPPELVEGAEQWDMAEELSADTLTIIQAYNGATGGNAARLEDGTFSFSKRQCMHCVDAGCVSVCPVKAMKKDPKTGIVSHDPDACIGCRYCVMACPYNVPKYEYDEAFGQIQKCQLCNQKGVERIDQGQITGCTEVCPTGANIFGTRKELLAEAKRRLQLKKGDTYRYQLSSIDSPHTYETQVKADYQQHIFGEKEGGGTQVLVLAGTPITNLGLPELPERSYAANSETVQHTLYGGMIAPAGILAGLIYLARRNTKGGDHDE
- the hybB gene encoding Ni/Fe-hydrogenase cytochrome b subunit; amino-acid sequence: MSNQYQRLDHKIVTLPFVFLCLLIGITALILVERFVFGLGAVTNLNDGYPWGVWVVYDVIIGTGFATGGWALAMVVYIANKGKYHPLVRPALLASLFGYSLGAFSAFVDMGRYWQAYNMFLPWQMNFNSVMLEVGLCVTAYTIILVLEFAPAFLDRFKAPRLKELLDRWLFVILGLGVLLPAMHQSSLGSMLIAAGHKVDPLWQSVSLQPLFALITAIAMGFSIVIFEASLVTAGYRRPSETHLLKGLGKIIVYLLVGYFVLRFGDLLLRGELGRAFAGDLRGNMFLIETLLFLTPLVILLSPKRRSSGAQLMIAAVSLLLAGALFRANAFMIAWHPGGGYVYFPSTKELLLSIGFIAIELAGYLAIVKWLPVLPKVEHA
- a CDS encoding nickel-dependent hydrogenase large subunit, which codes for MAKRVVVDPVTRIEGHLRIDVEVEGGKVSKAWSSGQMWRGIETILKGRDPRDAWAYTQRICGVCTTVHALTSVRAVENALGLEVPKNAQYIRNILLAAHAIHDHIVHFYHLSALDWVDIVSALKADPVQAAKLAESLSSWKGNSVHELRAVQEKLKSFVASGQLGIFANGYWGHPSMTLPPEVNLIAAAHYLQALEIQREANRIVTIVGSKTPHVQNLCVGGVTNSINLDSQGVFNMERLMYIRSLIDKMDDFVQNAYLVDVSIVGGFYADWTGYGAGVTDYLCVPEMALDSKGTSFALPGGYITGGDLSTFKPITSFQDEFFIKGVKESSKHSWYHGDDALHPWEGETEPNYDDFNDEGQYSWIKSPTFYDKPAQVGPLANVLCLAASGHESTLKHLNFVLDTASSVAGAKVGVGALHSTIGRHAARAVRCAVLQDEIKQQWQNLVDNIGSGDTDTFNQPVFPKGEIRGVGFHEAPRGVLSHWVVIKDGKIDNYQAVVPSTWNAGPRNQNDVPGPYEASLLGNPVADPDKPLEVLRTVHSFDPCIACAIHLVDTENDSTVTVKAL
- a CDS encoding HyaD/HybD family hydrogenase maturation endopeptidase, with protein sequence MTILVLGVGNILLTDEGVGVRVVEALESRYQFSPDVDLVDGGTAGMELLDTIASRDHVILIDAVHTGDAPGTLVTLRDDEVPALFRQKISPHQLGISDLLAIMSLTGEMPNHFTLFGVTPISMETGVTLTPEVNALLEQMVQLCLDELERLGVTATPLPQCAVG
- a CDS encoding HypC/HybG/HupF family hydrogenase formation chaperone encodes the protein MPSKIVAINDLMATVEAYGQRRDVSLILMNEPVSLGDYVLIQVGNFAVEKIEPARAREALEFMAGINLDPEPVVANEPTGSSERGCI